Within Syntrophorhabdales bacterium, the genomic segment TGGCTTTACCGCATCGCCGTCAACACCTGCCTCGACCACAAGAAGAAAGCCCGCCCGGATCAGCTTGAAGACGAGTCCCTGCTCACTGATCTGGCTTCGTCTGAACCAACCCCCGAGCGGCTCTATCAGGCAAAGGAGCTCGGTCGCACGCTACAGGCTGCGCTCCAGAAACTTCCGGAGGAGATGAGGGCATCCATCATTCTCAAGGAAATGGAGGGACTCTCGTATGAGGAGATAGCAGAGGTGCTGCACGTCTCTCTGGGGACCGTGAAATCAAGGATATCAAGGGCGCGCGAAGAACTGCGCCGGCTCTTACAAGGCAAGGTGTAGCATGAAAACATTGTTTGAACAAAATCAGCTTTCAATCGTCTAACACTATGGAGGGAGAAACAATGAAGTGTTCACAAATAAAAGAATTAATCTCCCGGTATGTTGATGATGATCTTGGCCCGGATGAACAAGAGGCCTTTACCCTGCATATCCGGGATTGCGCAGACTGCACAAAGGAACTTGAGGAGATCCAGGCGATCCATACGCTTTTCGCCTCTGCAGACAGATTCGAGGCGCCCCATGGCTTCGCCACCAGAGTCGTGGCACATCTTGAGGAAAGGGAACCTTCACGGTTCTGGGGTTTCCTCGCGTTCCATCGCACGTTACTACGTGCGGCGGAGCTCGTGCTGGCGCTCGTCGTCTTCATGGTCGGCATCATCTCAGGCAACGTGTTGATGGCAGACAGAACGTCCGAAAAGCAGACAATTCTGGCGAACGTGCACTCATCCTTTTCACTCGATCTCTTTCAGGCCACACCCCCCGGCTCTGTTGGAGGTGCGTATGTCAGTCTGGTGGGGGCTGCCGATGAGAGATAACATCCTAAAGTACCTTCTGATCGTCTCCGTGATCCTCAATTTGTCCTTTCTCGGTGCCGCCGGCTACACCCATTACAAGCAGTCGGCCTATCGGCGTCCACCGACCATGCATGAGCTTCATACGGGCGGCGCTCATCTCTTCGAGAGCCTCTCACTCAAACCGGAGCAACTCAAAGCGTTCCAGGATAAGGCGTTACCGTTTCACGAACAGATGACGAAGAAAAGAGAGGAAGTCGATAGGCTGAGAGCCATTCTCTTTGGCCTCATGCGTGAGGATCATCCGGATCAGAGAGCAATCGAAGCTACGATAGCCCAGATCAACGCAACACAGCAGGAGATGCAGAAAACCATTGTTACCCACATGCTTGACTTCAAGTCGATGCTCAATGCCGAACAGCAGAAAAAGTTTCTCGATATGGTTGAGAGTGCGATGGCGCAGCAGCGGCAGGGTATGTACCCCTGATCGCCGGGGCCAGTTTCATTTATATTACAAGATAGGATTATGATGAAA encodes:
- a CDS encoding zf-HC2 domain-containing protein, which translates into the protein MKCSQIKELISRYVDDDLGPDEQEAFTLHIRDCADCTKELEEIQAIHTLFASADRFEAPHGFATRVVAHLEEREPSRFWGFLAFHRTLLRAAELVLALVVFMVGIISGNVLMADRTSEKQTILANVHSSFSLDLFQATPPGSVGGAYVSLVGAADER
- a CDS encoding sigma-70 family RNA polymerase sigma factor → MTPFADDPDLARRCIAGDLSAFGELVRKYQDKIYNLCCYMLQDSDSARDAAQETFLKAYSNVKEFRAESALYSWLYRIAVNTCLDHKKKARPDQLEDESLLTDLASSEPTPERLYQAKELGRTLQAALQKLPEEMRASIILKEMEGLSYEEIAEVLHVSLGTVKSRISRAREELRRLLQGKV
- a CDS encoding periplasmic heavy metal sensor; protein product: MRDNILKYLLIVSVILNLSFLGAAGYTHYKQSAYRRPPTMHELHTGGAHLFESLSLKPEQLKAFQDKALPFHEQMTKKREEVDRLRAILFGLMREDHPDQRAIEATIAQINATQQEMQKTIVTHMLDFKSMLNAEQQKKFLDMVESAMAQQRQGMYP